The sequence below is a genomic window from Dromaius novaehollandiae isolate bDroNov1 chromosome 7, bDroNov1.hap1, whole genome shotgun sequence.
TTAAAAGCAGGGCAAACATTCCCAGCTAGATAAGAACCAAGGTGTTTTCAGCAATCaggataaattctgaaaaatgtactgGGCCACCCATTTAGGCTTTTCACACTGGCAGCAGGTATCAACAAGTCCCAGAAAGTATTAAACACTTTCTTATGAGAGATCTggcatttttatgttaattttcagagaagttggTGATGGCAGATGTCTCAATTATAAGGCACTTCTgggctgatttttctgctttacaattAGGGAATAGTAATTGCACCCAGGAGCAATGTGGTGCCAGGACTCTATAAAACCGTCGGAGCAGTAAGGGGATGCAAAGCCCACCCTGTTCATGGCAAGATGTTGGCAAATACAGCTGGACTGCTCCGAGTCCAAAAACTCACATCCATTTAGCATAATCCTGACCAGGGAGACAGCAGGCCTGGATGCAATAAGCCCCAAATAACCACATCCATGACCaaggctgcagagctgagtctgGGACTGACTGAGCACCGTCAGCCACCTTCTGCCTCCAGGAGATGCCTGGAGCTGAGAACTGAGaaatcagaagtgttttggaCACGGGGCTCCTGtccctgaaaattcaaaatgagttAAAACCCTGGTCTGCCGATCGGGGCAATGGtaaaacacagtggaaagaaCCTGGAGGGAGTGGCCTGGCTCCCGGGAAGTTATCCAGCAAACCCTGGGGAAAATTATCCAGCAaccccaggaaaaagaaaatcaagcaaaatttAGCCCGGCGGAAGAAGAGCAAcctgtttcccatttttaaatttgcaatatttAAACTTTGGGCACGCACTCTGGAGCCCATCAGGTGCTGCAGCACACCTCAGCTTGCTTTAACTATGGCTCTtgtcctccagctgcagagctcaaAGCGTCATCCACTCCCTGGGGAAGCTCGGCAAGTGATGTGCAGCCCGGTGAGAGGCCAGCGCGGTACCTGCAGGCATCTTGATAGCTTGGGGCAGGGGGCCAAGCCACATCAAGGCAAGCAGTGCCAGGGATGACAAGCTAGAAGTGCCAAGGCTGGATTTAAGACaagacccaggcgtcctggctgccGCATTGACACCCAAGCCACCAGGAACAAGCAGCTGGGTCTCTCGTtacagcccccagcccagcctggccatTCCCCACAGGTCCCAGGGTATCCACAGCTATTTTTTAGTTGATGTTTTCTGCAACGCCCCTCGGAGCAGAGCTCCCCAACACCCGGCCATCAGGGCTGAGCTGCAAGCAGACGGGGAGCGAGGCTTCTGCGGCTGGAGCAGTCCTGCTCCACTTTCCCCCTCGCTCCTGGCTAGCGCCCAGAGCTggatgactgtttttttccttctcaccccTTATAAAATTCCTCTCTGTTCGCCTCCCTGAGCGGTCGTCCCTTGCCACCCCACCACCGGCCCCTGCAAAGCAGCCACTGGGCAAGCAGTGGAAGAAGcccggcagggagcagctcccaggcccaCAGCAAAGGCGGGTGCAGAAAGGAGCTGGGAGTTTTGCCTCCTTGCACCACATCTATTAAGGCAAATCCACTGTGAGCATCTCCCAATGATACCAAAGGTGgtgaaaaaattcaaatgacaCTGGAGATTTTGCTTCTGTCCCCTCTCTGCTGAACTACACTGATCTCATGAGACCCACAGTGGCAGCGCTGTGTTTTGGGTGGGTttgctatatatacatattttttttcatgtaggtTGAGACAGAACAAAGTGCTGGCACAGGCTGTGATTACTTTGGGAGCTTAAACACCCATTTTTACTGCGAGTCCCTCGTCCTGCAGCAGTAGGACACAAAGGAAGGGCCAGACCCCAACAGCACCATGATAGGGACCAGGATGACACACAGCAGAAGTgcctctctgctggggactgCTCAGTCACCTGTGAGCACCAGaccccctcctctcttctctactaAGCCAGGACAgtctccctgcaaaaaaaaaaaaaaaaaaaaaaaaaaaaaaaaaaaatcacagccctaGAAGGGTGTGAGCagtaagcaaggaggaaaaagtgaacatttactgaatttttgtttataaatgaaaGGCAAGATGACAAACCTGCACACAatagtccttttttccttttcttttttcctaacaagGCATGATGGTCCCTGGAGGTACGAGAGACTGAGCCACTGGCACTAGGAGCCATCAGCTCTTTCTTGAGCTCTGCTGCTTACTTTGGCTTTCCCTatatagaaatgagaaattatcaGTCACAAAGTAACTCTAAGGTGGGGACGTTTGTGACTTCTTGGCGCAGGGGGGAAGGATGAAGAAGTATAGTTGATATTCAGAAAGCTTCAGAACTGCAGCATGGTGTAAAGTCACTGGCACATGGTAGTTGAAGGACAGATGGGCGAAGCCAGCTTTCCCAGCTTGCAGGTCGCCTGGCCTTTGAGTCATGACCCCTTAGAGCACCTCGCAGTTGGTCTTTAACTGCTCCAAGGTTGTCAGGTCAACTGCCAGAAGTCACATCACAgctcagccaggaacctgctatcAGACACCTGAAGAAAATGAGCTGAGAGCCAAGAGTAAGTGTCCTTAAGCCATGGGAGCATCTGCAATagctttaaaacattaactgACACCATCAGTATCAAAACCCCATTACAATGGCCTGTTTCTGAGGCATAGGAAACAGCTTTCATACTCTGTTTAGGAATCACAATGTCTTGTACTCCACAAAGAAACCAGTTCAGGTTTAGAGCTCGACACATTGTGTCTGCTTGTGGCAAGGAAAGGGCCAGGTTGCTGGAGAAGCcccctgcccttggtccaaaaAGTAACAAGTCCAACTTCCTAACTTTTGATAGAAATCCAGCTTCCCAGCTGCTTACAGATAACCTTTTTAAATTGACCAGGACCCTTTTGGAAACCAGTTTAAGCACAACTGGAACAGCTGCACgaacagcaaaagctgcaaacTAACTCCACctgcatggaaacaaaaaaagtatgaagaaagTTTTACTTAAATATCAAACTTCTGGATCTCGCCAGTGACTTTTTtggtctttgtctctcttgtctATCTTGATATCATCGTGTATGTGATATCCAGGGGATAAGAAAGTGCTATTAAATCCTTCTTTAAGAGCAGAGTAGAAACTAAGTCCAAATCCCCATGGGTATTTAGGGACCCAAATGACCTCTGAAACCTTTGAGAATAAGGCACTTCTGTGTCTTGAGCTCTGCCCAAGGAAAGCAGGTGAGGCTGCCCAGGTAGATCTGCTCAAAAGCCAGATTTGACATCATGTCTCCTGGCATGCCTCACCTCACCCCCCCTTACTGCCTCCCACTCAGAAACAGGACGAAACCGAGGTTCAGGCTGAAACCCCGAACTAACAGGTTTGGTTTAGCTTTAAAGAGAAGCCATTTGCTGCCTAGTATCTCTGCTTTATCTGCTCTAATGACACTCATTAGCTTTTAGCCCAGGACTCTGCCTCTGCataacaaaggaaacattttgctaccccaaagctgaaggaaagttcctggaattccaaggcaggaaggaaaataaacgcCATTCAATAGTTTAGGGTCCTGCCTTGCAACTTTTACAATCGTAATTTTGTCCCGTGAAAGACCAAGATGTTCTCAAGCCAAAGACCTAGGTGGAAACCAAGCTGCCACCTCCTCTCAGGATGCACAACCCCCTAACACCTGAATCCGTTCAGCTGCAGCTGGATGAAAGCTTGTGAAACACCACTCCCTGCTTGTGATCTCATGCAAAGATGAGAACAAGATCATCCGTACAGGGCATAAATGCAGCGAGAGAGCTCTGGTATCCAACATCACAGATCTTTGCCCCTTTACTAACTAAAGGGTTGGTAAGGAAAACAGGATCACAGCGATAAAACAGCATCTTCTTTGCAGCACTCCTAGGGACATCACGGTGCTGTGAGCATTAGGTAACTGCAtaccatcgggggggggggggggcggggaaatCAAACCCTTGCAATATATTGAAAGGACACTGGTTTTACCAAGTTCTTTTACAATGACTTAAAAATACCTTCCTGTTTCTGATGGAGACCACTGAGGTGCTTTAAATGCACAGTATTATCACAGAGAGGTTTAAAGGAGCCCAGAATTTGAAAAGGCAAAGGAGGCTGTCAAAACAGCCCAAATTGAGTTTGCTTGAATAAGCTTTTCAATTTAACAAGGACAAGAGGATGGAGCAGATTTTTAGGAAGCCCGGGGACCACACCAAACAGCAAGGGATATACAGAAGAGCATAGgaggctggaaaaaacagaccgGTGACCCAAACCAGGCTACAGGCTGTTCCTGGACAAGCTCCCCGCTGCCTGGGATGTGCATGGGGGCAGGCCAAGAGAAGACCAGCAAACAGCTACATACCACATGCAACACCATTAGTAATTTATTAATCGGCCACTCAGCACGACTTCCAGCTCTGATGACAAAAAGGAAATGCCCCCAGCACACAGCTGCCCAGGggcatccctcccctccccgtgaCGGAGGGTGCCAGAAGGCACAAAACAGCCTCCAGCGCAACTCATCCATGCTAGAAAACTAGCGTGCCTGGCTGGAGACCAGGGGACCGGGCTGTGCCTCTAACACTGACCACCTCAgtgctttctgccttgttttttgtgTCCGGTTTTTCAAAGTGGGAACGATGCTGGCAACCTCACCCGTGAGGCTCTGGGAAGCCAGGTGCCACtggctggggggcagaagagcagaaaaacaggtgAAGCACTCCTCTTTCCTAACCAGCGGAGAGGGGACAGATGCTCTTCCCCTCCCAGTGACGGCtccagagcacagagcacttTGAAGGCAGTTGTTGGTGCTCACACAGCAGAGGCTGGTTCAGCAGGGCGTGTAGAGCACCCCATCACAATGCTGGGCACAGGGAAAGCCCAAAATcccaggctcctgctgcagacaGCCAACCTGAGAGAGCCGGGACAGCACAAGGGGAAGATAAAAACAGCTTTGCTCTACCAAGGATGAGAGATCAAGTCTGTCTAGATGTCTACTACAATATAGCTGGGCAGCTTTCTCTTCTCAGGTCACCAGTTTGATCCAAAAAGTCACCCTGCTGCATGTCCTGTGGGGGAGGATATACCCAgacagaggcttttaaaaagctgattcTTAGAAAAGGGTCAACAGAAAGCAAACGGGGACCCAGTGGCACCATGCTGGCACTCTCCTCCCTGGGAGATGCAGTGGTCCAGGGCTGTGGTAAGACCAGCGTTGAGATCTTGCTTGAAATAGTCCTGTGCCCCCACGTGGCAGGCGATAGCAGAGACAATTTGGAGGCCACAGTGTCTGCAGTGGCCCAGGCTCAGGCAGACCAGGCCTCCTCTGGGGCTTTCCCTGCCCCAGAGGAGgatctgggctgcagctgcccagcgAGAGGGCTGTTGGGATGCAGCCGGGAGAAACGCCCCAGTGTCCAGATGGGGAAGACGTTGCAGTAGGAGGTGTAGCTGATGGCGCACAACTTGTTGAACACTCCAGCAATGTTCtcctgagagagaaaaacagcaaggcGGTATGGGTGAGAGGGGACCCACTGCATCCCTCTCATCCACGCTCCTCAGTGTAGCATCGCCCTCTCTGGAAGCACTTCCCTCTACCCCACGTGAGCCTTGGGCTGCCGCCTCAGTACCACAAGCAGCCGGTtgtgcacagctgcacagtgcCCAGGACAGCTGCAACACCAGAGGAACCCCTTGGAGAGACAAGAATGGATCTACATACCTGAGGCCAGTCCCCGTTGGGCAGCTGTTTATCGATCAACACTTTGATGCCCCTTTCCAGCACACTAATATCAGGGTAcctgcaaagcacagagatgTAAACACTCCCAAATCTGGACCATCCATGTACCTCCATCCACGCGCTTAGGGAACTCAGCCATCTCCAGGATCCCCATGCTTGTCCCCGGCATGCCGAGTGCTTTGGGAAGACCCCTTATGACCCTAGCACACCAGACATAAAGAATATGGCAAAACTGTCCCAGGCCAGGGGCTTGCGGTTGCGACCCAGACTCCTGCTTTGCACGGGCCCCCCTTCCCCCAGGCATCAAGAGCCCCACCAGCCTGTGGACCACAGCTCCAGCCAGTCCCTCACCGCAGCAGGCTTGTGACCGACAGCATCTTTCAGGAAATGTCATACGGCACACGGCCGGGCCCAGGGCCCGTGCCAGCTCTTCCCTATAACTTGGCCTGCGTTTCCTATCTCACTATGTGCTCAGGGCCACACGGTGTCTGAAGAGGCGAGAGCTGCTCCTACCTGACAGCCATGAgtcccagcagggcccagcacGTATTGTGGATCTGCAAAGCGGCACTCTGCACGTACACGCGCTGCTCGCACGACTCAAAGTCTTCTCCCCAGCCACCATCTGCCATCTGCTTGGAGAGCAGGAACTGGCAGGCCCGGGCCACTTCTCTGCACGCAGCCCTGCAAAGATGGGGCAGAGAATcagatggggctgggggccgaggaGAGTTTGCACCCACGTGCCCCAGTCAGCTGGGAGCCAGGCTCTACCATGCCCATAGTGTGGGGCTGCCCAAGAGTTTCAGGCTCTGGCAGCAAGTGCCCTGGTCATATCACAGGCATAAGATTTGGGAGGAGGAGCTCTTGGGCCAGCCAGGGGATCAGCTCAGCCCCACCACGTGGTCCTGCCCCTGCCCAAGAGAGAGGGGCACGGGAAGCATActgcccctcactcacccatcgCGGTATGTGTGCTGCATACAGGCAAATGCCTCCAGGCCAAACCAGGTGCCGTAGGTGAAACAAACCCCCCAGCTcctaggagggaagggagagcagtagTGTCAGGTTTACACAGCCCAAGGGAGATGCAGGCTGCAACGCTGCTGGGGTCAGAGCaagtgcagagctgcacagaggcacCGACCCTGCAGCCGGTGTTTGCTAGGGCACAACCACATCCAGCCCCACCAGGACTGCTCCCAGCTtgctcaggaggcagcagccACTCAGGAACCAGAGGAGCTGGAGCCACCCCAGCCCTCAAGGACTGCCCAGGCCTCGTGCAGCGTGCAAGGTGCCTGCTCCATCTGGGCTGGAGGGAAAGGACAGGAGAGCAAAGCACACAGCAGCTGAAGGGGGGAAGAACTGGCCCCTGCTTGCCTTTCCCACACATCCTGCCAGCCACGAGCACTTGCCACCACGGTCCCTCTCATACTGGGGCTGCCGGGGAAAAGCCAGGCCCCAGGAGCACTGCTTACTCTTCCCACGACCCGTCGGCTCGCTGCGTCCTCCGACAGAAGTCCAGGCCCTTCTGCAGAGTCTCTCTGGTCGGGAGAAAGACGCCTGCTTCAAAAGCAGCCCAAGCTCAGTGGCTGCCTATGCAGCCATCAGTCCCTCCGAGGATTTGGTGGGCCCTTGcgagaagcaagacagcagacaggcAGCCTCACAGTCCCCATGGGATCTCACAGGCAAATCACGCACCACTTGGATGCTTTTCTGCCACGAGCTGGCACACAACAGGAAACCCAGCCAGCAAATGGTGGCAAGATGGAGGCAACCGCTAAGTGAAGAGACAGGCAGCTTCTTCACCAGGTCCCCCCTGCCTCATGCCATGAAGACAAATGGCCTGCGCCCCGCTCCTTGAGCCAGGCTAGGCCCCAGCCTCTTACAGGGAGCTCTGGTTTGGAGACGTCAGCAGCATCCCAGCCTTGAAGGTGCCAAGGGCAGCTCCATGCCAACACAGAGGGCCCTGACAAGGCTCAGCAGGGCCCGTCTCAGCTGGGGCCATGGCAGGCAGCATGGGTCACTGCAGCctgttttccccctgccccactctcCTCTCAGCGTCTCACCTCATCTCTGGGGCCCTGTGCTCAGGGAAGACCTCGTGGAAGTGTCTGAGCGCCTGCATGACGGCCGACGTGCACTCCACGTAGGTGTAGTCGATCATGATGTCACCTGCCGGGGGCAGGAGGACAGCAATGCAACAGCCcctgggccaggcagctctccccgcAGCACGCTGCCGACCCCTTCCCTGGCCCCAGCGCACGCTCATCCCGCAGAGGGACCTGGGGCCAAGCCAGGCACCCACTGGGCACGGCAGGGCCAGCCCCTTTGCAGCGGGCGGGACAACCCGCCCCACACAGCTCCCCTTACCAAACACCTCCGAGGGGTTCAGCAGCTCCAGTAAGCGACCTCCTCGCTTGGTTTCATAGGTGCCAAAGCCTCCATCGGAGTTTCTCATGCTCAGCAACTGCCCGGACAAGCAGAGAGTGGGGACCCAACTGGCCCACAGGCAGCGCCACCCCAGTCCACCCCCGAGCCAGGTGTGAGGACAGAGTCAAGCCCACAAGCCCACAGGGCTGGCAAATAACTCACATCCCAACCCACAGCCATAGGCACACCCAAGCTGGACCATCACTCCAGAGACTTGTATCACAGTAAATATGGTGTCAGCATCGCTATTAGCAGGCCACAGGCCTTGTACCAGCTTATGCGATACCAGGCCTAGCAACTCATCAGGCCTTGCCTTCTCCTGTTTTAGCTCAGTTTAGCTGGCTGCATTTCCCACAGCCCCAGTTGTTGCAGCACTTACCACATTCACGGCGTCAAAGAGGCGCTCAGAGGGGACGGGCTTGGTTAGGAAGGggcacttctcctgcagcagcatcaCCGACTTCAGCCCCTCTGCCGTGCAGTCAGCCACGATCCAGCCGCAGTCCCGGGTGCTGAAGGGGAAGCCACCCTGGGGAAGGGTCAGGAGGGCTCAGCAGCTTCCCCCAGACTTGCTCTCCCCTTGCACAGAGGAAGTCGCTGCCCCTCAGTCCCATCCCCTCTGCCCAAAT
It includes:
- the LOC135328910 gene encoding lanosterol synthase-like, with amino-acid sequence MAGGGVSIPQDGRETPHPHPSCPCPSAQMLHVDTAVLLSWLLPPSAPHPWLPVLSWLCLAQAVLAVSFPVPLPSLCCCVCPLCACASAVVLHTPKLRRKVEGARGGNAGGSCCPREPGQAALLPQAAASPCLLSLFQGTNGSQLWDTAFAVQAFLEMPENPADYQKYYCRMNKGGFPFSTRDCGWIVADCTAEGLKSVMLLQEKCPFLTKPVPSERLFDAVNVLLSMRNSDGGFGTYETKRGGRLLELLNPSEVFGDIMIDYTYVECTSAVMQALRHFHEVFPEHRAPEMRETLQKGLDFCRRTQRADGSWEESWGVCFTYGTWFGLEAFACMQHTYRDGAACREVARACQFLLSKQMADGGWGEDFESCEQRVYVQSAALQIHNTCWALLGLMAVRYPDISVLERGIKVLIDKQLPNGDWPQENIAGVFNKLCAISYTSYCNVFPIWTLGRFSRLHPNSPLAGQLQPRSSSGAGKAPEEAWSA